One segment of Leptodactylus fuscus isolate aLepFus1 chromosome 7, aLepFus1.hap2, whole genome shotgun sequence DNA contains the following:
- the BRMS1L gene encoding breast cancer metastasis-suppressor 1-like protein isoform X2, translating into MPVHSREKKDSNHNDMEVDYPENEGSSSEDEDTDSSSGSEEGDSSEMDDEDCERRRMECLDEMSNLEKQFTDLKDQLYKERLSQVDAKLQEVIAGKAPEYLEPLAALQENMQIRTKVAGIYRELCLESVKNKHDCEIQAARQHCESEKLLLYDTVQSELEEKIRRLEEDRHSIDITSELWNDELQSRRKRKDPFSPDKKKKPVVVSGPYIVYMLQDLDILEDWTTIRKAMATLGPHRVKPEVTVKMEKHQHSARSEDGRLHYDGEWYGRGQTICIDKKDEYPTSAVITTINSDEVWFKRPDGSKSKLYISQLQKGKYSIKHI; encoded by the exons ATGCCGGTCCATTCACGGGAGAAGAAGGACAGTAACCACAATGACATGGAGGTGGACTATCCGGAGAACGAGGGCAGCAGCTCGGAGGACGAGGACACGGACAGCTCCAGCGGCAGTGAGGAGGGGGACAGCTCCG AGATGGATGATGAAGACTGTGAGCGGCGGCGGATGGAGTGCCTCGATGAAATGTCAAACCTTGAGAAGCAGTTTACAGACCTAAAAGATCA ACTTTACAAAGAACGGTTAAGTCAAGTGGATGCCAAATTACAGGAGGTGATAGCTGGAAAAGCACCAGAATACTTGGAACCACTGGCAGCATTGCAGGAGAATATGCAAATACGAACAAAAGTCGCAG gcaTTTATCGGGAGTTATGTTTAGAGTCCGTAAAGAACAAGCACGACTGTGAGATCCAAGCTGCACGCCAACACTGTGAG AGTGAGAAGCTATTACTTTATGACACTGTTCAAAGTGAATTGGAAGAGAAAATTCGAAGACTGGAGGAAGACCGTCACAGTATTGATATTACCTCAG AGTTGTGGAATGATGAGTTGCAGTCTCGGCGGAAACGGAAGGACCCATTCAGCCCTGATAAAAAGAAGAAACCCGTTGTGGTGTCTG GCCCATATATTGTTTACATGTTACAAGACCTGGATATACTTGAAGACTGGACCACTATTAGGAAG gccaTGGCGACTTTGGGTCCTCATCGTGTAAAGCCAGAAG TTACAGTAAAAATGGAAAAGCATCAGCACAGTGCCAGGTCAGAAGATGGCCGTCTGCATTACGATGGAGAGTGGTATGGTCGAGGACAGACAATCTGCATTGACAAGAAAGATGAATACCCAACCAG TGCTGTCATCACCACAATAAACAGTGATGAGGTTTGGTTTAAGAGGCCAGATGGCAGCAAGTCTAAACTGTACATTTCACAGCTGCAGAAAGGGAAATACAGTATCAAGCACATCTAA
- the BRMS1L gene encoding breast cancer metastasis-suppressor 1-like protein isoform X1, translating to MPVHSREKKDSNHNDMEVDYPENEGSSSEDEDTDSSSGSEEGDSSEMDDEDCERRRMECLDEMSNLEKQFTDLKDQLYKERLSQVDAKLQEVIAGKAPEYLEPLAALQENMQIRTKVAGIYRELCLESVKNKHDCEIQAARQHCESEKLLLYDTVQSELEEKIRRLEEDRHSIDITSELWNDELQSRRKRKDPFSPDKKKKPVVVSGPYIVYMLQDLDILEDWTTIRKAMATLGPHRVKPEGDILPHSASRHAAPDMQRTDTPSVTVKMEKHQHSARSEDGRLHYDGEWYGRGQTICIDKKDEYPTSAVITTINSDEVWFKRPDGSKSKLYISQLQKGKYSIKHI from the exons ATGCCGGTCCATTCACGGGAGAAGAAGGACAGTAACCACAATGACATGGAGGTGGACTATCCGGAGAACGAGGGCAGCAGCTCGGAGGACGAGGACACGGACAGCTCCAGCGGCAGTGAGGAGGGGGACAGCTCCG AGATGGATGATGAAGACTGTGAGCGGCGGCGGATGGAGTGCCTCGATGAAATGTCAAACCTTGAGAAGCAGTTTACAGACCTAAAAGATCA ACTTTACAAAGAACGGTTAAGTCAAGTGGATGCCAAATTACAGGAGGTGATAGCTGGAAAAGCACCAGAATACTTGGAACCACTGGCAGCATTGCAGGAGAATATGCAAATACGAACAAAAGTCGCAG gcaTTTATCGGGAGTTATGTTTAGAGTCCGTAAAGAACAAGCACGACTGTGAGATCCAAGCTGCACGCCAACACTGTGAG AGTGAGAAGCTATTACTTTATGACACTGTTCAAAGTGAATTGGAAGAGAAAATTCGAAGACTGGAGGAAGACCGTCACAGTATTGATATTACCTCAG AGTTGTGGAATGATGAGTTGCAGTCTCGGCGGAAACGGAAGGACCCATTCAGCCCTGATAAAAAGAAGAAACCCGTTGTGGTGTCTG GCCCATATATTGTTTACATGTTACAAGACCTGGATATACTTGAAGACTGGACCACTATTAGGAAG gccaTGGCGACTTTGGGTCCTCATCGTGTAAAGCCAGAAG GAGACATATTGCCTCACAGTGCATCCAGGCATGCAGCACCTGATATGCAAAGGACTGACACCCCGTCCG TTACAGTAAAAATGGAAAAGCATCAGCACAGTGCCAGGTCAGAAGATGGCCGTCTGCATTACGATGGAGAGTGGTATGGTCGAGGACAGACAATCTGCATTGACAAGAAAGATGAATACCCAACCAG TGCTGTCATCACCACAATAAACAGTGATGAGGTTTGGTTTAAGAGGCCAGATGGCAGCAAGTCTAAACTGTACATTTCACAGCTGCAGAAAGGGAAATACAGTATCAAGCACATCTAA